A part of Odontesthes bonariensis isolate fOdoBon6 chromosome 23, fOdoBon6.hap1, whole genome shotgun sequence genomic DNA contains:
- the mrpl10 gene encoding large ribosomal subunit protein uL10m — protein MQHQCNRHFLNRHFLSKMAATLFGRLLPKQGWLPLTQSVRHSSKAVTRHRKPLHFLKQKLLAVTQYIPPARVAPRGAYPSQSKRVQEDNGLVLLLKKDLKKVFQDYKMIAVVQNNSSSAEDMMTLKHRLYRHGISVKFFPNQVTRSFLSDSVHCNMVPLFIGPTVLLVSKEPKVKEMLSSLRASPQMTLLGGCVDNTLLSTQGMVSYSKLPSVTVVQGELVSGLTMLTSHTASLLQRHPAHLSALLQQYVKQQSPDSAEAAPKAEEAS, from the exons ATGCAGCATCAATGCAATCGTCACTTCCTTAATCGTCACTTCCTGTCAAAGATGGCGGCGACCTTGTTTGGACGGTTGCTACCTAAACAGG GATGGCTGCCTCTGACACAGAGTGTTCGACACAGCTCCAAGGCTGTGACCCGCCACAGGAAACCCCTTCACTTCCTCAAACAGAAGCTCTTGGCCGTCACACAGTACATCCCTCCTGCTCGGGTGGCTCCTCGAGGCGCCTATCCGTCCCAAAGCAAACGCGTCCAGGAG GATAATGGTTTGGTGTTACTCCTGAAGAAGGATTTGAAGAAGGTGTTTCAGGACTACAAAATGATTGCTGTGGTCCAGAACAACAGCAGCAGTGCTGAGGACATGATGACTCTCAAGCACAGGCTTTATAGACACGGAATCAGTGTCAAGTTCTTCCCCAACCAG GTGACGCGATCGTTCCTGAGTGACTCCGTTCACTGCAACATGGTTCCTCTGTTCATCGGCCCAACAGTTCTGTTGGTCAGTAAAGAACCGAAGGTGAAGGAGATGCTGTCGTCTCTGAGGGCCAGCCCACAGATGACTCTCCTGG GAGGCTGCGTAGACAACACATTACTGAGTACACAGGGCATGGTGAGCTACTCCAAACTGCCGTCGGTGACGGTAGTCCAGGGCGAGCTGGTCAGCGGGCTGACGATGCTGACCTCCCACACAGCCTCCCTGCTGCAGCGCCACCCGGCCCACCTGTCCGCCCTGCTCCAGCAGTACGTCAAACAGCAGAGCCCGGACAGCGCAGAGGCGGCTCCTAAAGCAGAGGAGGCCTCGTAG